The stretch of DNA AAAGACAACGGGTGGATATACAGGCATCTACATTACATGGCAGATACGATGGAAAAACTTGCCAATGAGTACTACAGTATGAACGATTATGAATCAGAGGAAACAATACTGAAAGCCAGGGTGTTAAATCAACTACTCAGGGAGCTTCTCCTGGCCCAAAGCAGTGACTGGGCGTTTTTGATAACTCAGGGCACAGCGATAGAGTATTCGGAAAAAAGAACAAAAGAACATATTTCAAACTTCAACGCACTGCTGAAAAGTTTCAACGAAAACAATGTTGACCTAGAGTTTATAAACTGGCTTGAGTACAAAAATTCAATATTTGAGTTTCTGGACTTTAGGGTGTATGCTGATATAACGAACTCTTAAAAAAGAGCAATCCGCAGATGACACAGATTAACACAGATGGGAAATTACAGATCTGCGAGAATCTGCGGAAAAATCCTTTTCCCAATATCCTTGACTTACAACTCTGGCGGAGTTGCGTGGTCCTTTATATACTTTTCAATGGTGTTATCCAGAGATTTTTTAAGAGCCCAGTCTCTTACACCAGCTCTTTCACCACTGTATTGCATGTAGGGCACCGACTTTCCACAGCTTGTCTCAACCGCGTATATCCGGTATATGATGAATCTTCTTATAGCAGCGGGACTGGCTTCTCTAAAATTGCCTGCAGCCTCTAAAAATCCCTCCGTGTTTCTTTCTATTAACTCTCCCTGACAAAACAGTCTTAGGATTTTGGCAGTTTCCGTAAAAGATGTAAACATCAGTGTAACCTGTCCGTTATTTCTTATATCTCTTGCCGTTCTGTCACCGCTGCCAGGGTAATCCATATATAAAAGCGTATTAGAATCTATAATTTTAAGGCTCTCATATCCCTTTGGCGAAAGATTCACCTCTTTGCCGCTTGATGAGGCAACAAAAAACACCCTCTGCTCCTTAATGAAATCTATATCCTCAGTTTTTAACGACTTATACTGTGTTCCCAATGCGTAATCTCCCACTATTTGTGCCCTCAGTGCCGGTTCTGAAAAACGATATTGCACTTTGCAATTGCTCAGCCTGAGAGGAAAGCTCCCCGGAGGTTGATGCCATCTCCTCAGCAGCCGAGGCGTTTTGTTGAATCACCTGATCAAGCTCCGTTATAGCCTTGTTTATCTGAGAGGCGCCTGTGTTCTGTTCATTACTTGCAGCACTTATTTCCTGAACCAACTCTGCCGTCTTTTGAATATCAGGGACTAATTGTTTAAGCATTTTGCCTGCTTTTTCAGATACCGTTACCGTTGTAGCTGACAGGGTGCTGATTTCACCTGCCGCTTTTTGGCTTCTTTCCGCAAGTTTTCTCACCTCTGAAGCCACAACCGCAAACCCCTTACCATGCTCTCCGGCACGGGCGGCTTCAATTGCGGCGTTAAGCGCTAAAAGATTGGTTTGTCTTGCAATTTCTTCTATAATTGAGATTTTGCTTGCAATTTCTCTCATTGCAGTGACTGCCTCATCCACAGCTTTTCCGCTTTCTTGTGCGTCCTGAGCTGCCTTGGCAGACATCCGTTCAGTTTGATTGGAGTTATCGGAGTTTTGTTTAATGTTAGAGGCCATCTCCTCCATTGATGAGGATACCTCCTCAACTGAGGCCGCCTGCGCTGTGGCACCCTCAGATAGTTGCCGTGCGCTTGAATTTAACTCTCCACTACCGTTTGTTACCTGCCCTGAGACCTGTCTGACCTCACTCACAATGCTTTTTAATTTCTCAAGCATCGTTTTCATTGCAAGCAGTATGCCGGTTTCTTTCTTGCCGGAATCCATTCTCACTGTAAGGTCACCATTAGCAATGCTTTCAGCTATGCTCATAATGTAGTTGGGATCCCCTCCCATCTGCTTTAATAATGTCAAAGTTATCAAGTGGGCTATTAATGAGATCGTAAGTACTATAATGAAACCTGCAGCAAATGTTTTTATTTTGATGTTCTTCACAGTTATACCAGATGTCGTATTGATTTCGTTACCGTGCTTTGTCTGAATGTCAATCAGCTTATTTAGGGCCTCGACGCTTCCAGCTCCGGAAATGAGGATTGTTTTTGCTCGAAACGCTGCAGCATCCTCAGTTTTTCCTGCCTCCATCAGTTCAAACCATTTAGGACGTGCCTCTTTGTACTGCCCAAAGATGTCGTTCATTGCTTGCAGGGCGGATTTAGCTTCGTCTGTTAGTTTTGTGCCGGAGTAGAGTTTTAGATTCTCATCCATAAGGTTATACCATTTTGGACTCTCCGCTATTATCTTTTTTCTGCTCTCACGGTCAGGCACGGCTAAGTACTGAGAAATGCCAAAACGAAGACGCCACATAGCGTCCTGGGCAGCGGCAAGGTATCGCGTAGCCAGCACACTGTCCTTGTGCATATCGTTAACAATTGATGACAGAGTAGAAACACTCATAAAAGCTATAAAGACCATCAATGTTGTAAAAACAACTACCATCACTGCTAATAATAACATCTTTGCCTTAACGGTCATGTCCTTCATTAGTTTCTCCTTTTTTTTAATATCAAATCCTAACAGCCATCTGGGTCTAATATTTTTCAAACTCCGAGTCATCTGAAGAACCTCTGGGGTTATCAGAAAGATCAATTGAGCTTGGTTTCGCAACCAGTTTGTGAACAGCCGCTCTTGGCTCATGAGTCAGGCGCTGTGTGACAGCCGCTGGTTTCTGAGATTGTGGTTTTCCCATGCCTGATTGAGCGCTTCTTACAGCATGTGTGCTCTCTGAGCCGGTTCTGAAAAACGATATTGTGTTTTGTAGTTGCTCAGCTTGATGTGTCAGCTCCTCAGAGGTTGATGCCATCTCCTCAGAGGCTGAGGCATTTTGCTGAATCACCTGATCAAGTTGTATTATTGCTTTGTTTATCTGTTCGGCGCCTGAGTTTTGTTCATTACTTGCCGCACTGATTTCCTGAACCAGCTCTGCCGTCTTTTGAATATCAGGTACTAATTGTTTAAGCATAGTGCCTGCTTTTTCCGAGACTGTTACCGTATTTGATGACAGGGTACTGATTTCACCGGCTGCTTTTTGGCTTCTTTCCGCAAGTTTTCTTACTTCTGAGGCCACAACCGCAAAACCCTTACCGTGCTCTCCGGCACGGGCGGCTTCAATAGCAGCGTTAAGCGCTAAGAGGTTGGTTTGTCTTGCAATTTCTTCTATAATTGAGATTTTGCTTGCAATTTCTCTCATAGCAGTAACTGCCTCATCCACGGCTTTTCCGCTTTCTTGTGCGTCTTGAGCTGCTTTAGCAGACATCCGCTCTGTTTGGTGGGAGTTATCAGCATTTTGCTTAATATTAGAAGCCATCTCCTGCATTGATGAGGATACCTCCTCAACTGCTGCCGCCTGTTCGGTAGCGCCCTCGGAAAGTTGCTGAGCGCTTGAGTTTAACTCTCCGCTGCCGGTTGTTACTTGTCCTGAGGCCTGCCTTATATCACACACGATGTTTTTTAACTTTTCAAGCAATGTTTTCATTGCTAAACAAAGCTCTCCTG from Nitrospirota bacterium encodes:
- a CDS encoding methyl-accepting chemotaxis protein yields the protein MTVKAKMLLLAVMVVVFTTLMVFIAFMSVSTLSSIVNDMHKDSVLATRYLAAAQDAMWRLRFGISQYLAVPDRESRKKIIAESPKWYNLMDENLKLYSGTKLTDEAKSALQAMNDIFGQYKEARPKWFELMEAGKTEDAAAFRAKTILISGAGSVEALNKLIDIQTKHGNEINTTSGITVKNIKIKTFAAGFIIVLTISLIAHLITLTLLKQMGGDPNYIMSIAESIANGDLTVRMDSGKKETGILLAMKTMLEKLKSIVSEVRQVSGQVTNGSGELNSSARQLSEGATAQAASVEEVSSSMEEMASNIKQNSDNSNQTERMSAKAAQDAQESGKAVDEAVTAMREIASKISIIEEIARQTNLLALNAAIEAARAGEHGKGFAVVASEVRKLAERSQKAAGEISTLSATTVTVSEKAGKMLKQLVPDIQKTAELVQEISAASNEQNTGASQINKAITELDQVIQQNASAAEEMASTSGELSSQAEQLQSAISFFRTGTEGTNSGRLRIGNTV
- a CDS encoding MCP four helix bundle domain-containing protein produces the protein MFKNLKIAKRIGGAFGIVMLLILVIAGGVYIGFNKIKQNVTQVKDESLPYALIADDMVLNITQVQQFLTDVSATHNADGYKDAQESATKFNEDIDKVIGMYRAEGNTKSQKKMEELKDLFTRYYDLGKKMAAAYVNQGIDAGNKIMEDFDKISDELQKKSGGFRDEQVTEIKEKTYGIVNVLDSTLVNVLLIIAIILVICIIVTIWISRSITIPLKIAVDISNQMTQGDLTMDIKVTSKDETGELCLAMKTLLEKLKNIVCDIRQASGQVTTGSGELNSSAQQLSEGATEQAAAVEEVSSSMQEMASNIKQNADNSHQTERMSAKAAQDAQESGKAVDEAVTAMREIASKISIIEEIARQTNLLALNAAIEAARAGEHGKGFAVVASEVRKLAERSQKAAGEISTLSSNTVTVSEKAGTMLKQLVPDIQKTAELVQEISAASNEQNSGAEQINKAIIQLDQVIQQNASASEEMASTSEELTHQAEQLQNTISFFRTGSESTHAVRSAQSGMGKPQSQKPAAVTQRLTHEPRAAVHKLVAKPSSIDLSDNPRGSSDDSEFEKY
- a CDS encoding pyridoxamine 5'-phosphate oxidase family protein; protein product: MGTQYKSLKTEDIDFIKEQRVFFVASSSGKEVNLSPKGYESLKIIDSNTLLYMDYPGSGDRTARDIRNNGQVTLMFTSFTETAKILRLFCQGELIERNTEGFLEAAGNFREASPAAIRRFIIYRIYAVETSCGKSVPYMQYSGERAGVRDWALKKSLDNTIEKYIKDHATPPEL